The DNA region AATAGGTGCAGGGCAGACCGATGACCACACTGGAGTGTTAGCACTGAGTGCCTGTGTTCTTATGAGTGGTTTTGAATGAAGACAACCCTCAATCCACATGGCTTTTTTTAAACACAGTCATTAGGAGTTATTTAAATGATTTCACAAACAGTTATGAAGACAAACTTGAAAcaagtttattcatttttgttgttgttgtttagtcgaaaGAAAATCTGTTCAGGTTTTCACAGATGAATTGGACAACATGTCCATTTGCTCTCAGAAACTGTTAATAAACAAGCTTATGTTGAGGACATCCCTCACAGGCCAGGTTCTGAATTCTGTCTCGTCCTGGAGAAGCAAAGAGAGTACTGTGTAAAGGAGTGTGGCTCTTGAACTTCTGGGTCTAAAGCTAGGTCTTTTTTATCATTACCTGGAATAAAACCAAACCCTAGTTCCCATTTTTGGCTTAGACCAGCTTAGaactattgggaaaaaaaaaaaaaaagctttgaaacTAAACAAAACAGTCATAATTTAAAgtactggagaagagcatgacaaTTTCTTACATTGGTTGAAAGGATTAAATTAGAAATGTTCAGAGGACTGCGCCACAGTTTTagttcctcctccctccacccgcCTCAGCAAGTTTGGGTGTGGTCTTTTGCTAAATACACTAAACAGCTGTTGGAATCTCCAGAGCTTGGTTTACAAAGATGAGCAATGCAGCTTCTTCCCTCCAGgaagtttctttccttctggaagTTTCTTCTCTCAAGTTTCTTCCTTTAGTGCTTCTTAAACTGTGATTTAGGGACTAATCACCTGAAAGAGTTGTGTTCTCTTGTCCCTCTCCAGAGACTATCATTTACTAGGCCTAAGATGAGGTCTAGGAatctacctttttttaaaaaagcagtccAGAGGATACAGATAAAGATTCCCTGATATTCTATTTTGAGAAACTTTGACTTAGAGATGCTAGTAATAGAAATGTAATGCGATGTTTTGTAATAAAGTTATAAAAGAAGATGATACCATGTAAGCTCTCCAGGAAGTAcctgcaggattttttttttaagagctagaaggaaacaaaaagcttttcttaaaaaaaaaaagtttattaagcccattttaaaaattaagctcaaTTTTATAAATGGTTATACAggcattattcatttaagaacTTATAGACTTTCGGTGGGATTATTCTGAGTTGAAATTTGGCACAACTCATTAGCTTTGTGATCTTTGGGAAGTTACTTCCTAGCATCAAtttcttaacttaaaaaatacttaCTAATATCTCAACGTACAAAATACTTACTAATAGCCTCTAATACTTACTAATAACTTCCTCATGAGAATGACATTAGGAATGCAAGATACCTAGCTGATCTAGGCACTTAACTGTAGGCTTTTACCTTCTGGCCTTGCCCAGAGAAACATGAAACCTCAGTTTCGGGGAATCCAGACTTTAAAACATGACAGTATCAAGTGCTTAACTGTAGATAATGAAGTGACAACATATAACATACAAGTGAAAAAAGATATGACCTTGTCACGTTATTGACAAGTCACCCAGGCAGCTACCACAAAAACTAGGATAAAGGCAAGGCAGAATGGGAGGCCAGAAATTCAGGAAAAATCCTTTTATGCACTTGCAAAAAGCAAGAACTTTATTTTGCTACTTTGCTTACAGCGTATTTACAATTAAGGGGGCAGCGGCAGCGGAAAGTGGCTTATAGCATCTTGATTATGGGAGGTTCTCCAACATAATTTAGCTTCAAATGCAAGCTCTTGAAAAGTTAACCCGCCTTAAGTAGCCAGCACCAGACAAATTGGGAGAATTTAATAAAATGGCGTTTGCTGGAGTCTCACAAAGACCTCGCAAATCGGTCAGCGCGTTAACTGGCTGTGTGAGAACTCTCACCAGAGCTCTTGCGCCTGTACCCACAGGGCTTACACCACATTCAGAGGCATCCGCCTGCCTCTCCGCCCACCCCTAAAGGGGTGAGACTCGAGAACTACTTTTAAGAGCGGTTAAATTAAGACTCAAACGAGCCTTGGTGTCAAAGCAGAACTTTGCGCCGAGTGGCTCGGCCTGACACTTGTTGAGCTGCACGGTTCAGCTGAAGCGTTGCTACCTAATCACTGTAAAGACGTCCCCAGAGGAGGGCCAAAATGGCGACGGACTCCTCTTGGCACAGCCCTGTTCCCTCCCGGCTCTGGTAACGCCCATCGGCCAAGTGGAGGCGGTGGCTGACTTTCCCCCCAGCCACCTCATTGGACCGAACGACTGAGGCAGAGGCCAATTCTCCTCTGCCCACTCCAGGTTCTTGCCCTCAGAGCTCACGCGGCGCTCAATTGGCTTTTATACACGTCAATTTGCGTCCTATCGCGTCTCTTTTCAGTGTTAATCCAATCATAACTTTCCTGGCTGCCCGCCTGATTTCTGATTGGTTTTGATCTGCTTCATCCTATCCCATTCCTGTCTACTTCTTACCTCCTCCCACTAGGACTTTGCCCAGGCACGTCCAAGCTTCTGGTTGGCTGTTGTTCTGTCATTCCAATGAAAGCTCTTCCAATCCCTACTACTCACGGAGCCCGCCTGGCAGTTGACTGGCTTCTTCCCCAAGCCCATCATCTTTAGTTCCTGCCCACCTTCACTTCCTGCCTCTTTCATTGGCCTCTAAAACTGAGAGGCAGATCTTTTGGGGCGGACACCACGCACGCAACTTTGTCTTACACGCCTTAGAGAGCAAGCGAGCCTTAGCATTGGGCAATCTGCCCGTCTTTCTTCTGCAAgtccctcctttctccctccctcattGGGCGGGGCAGCAGTAAAGGGGCGGGGCCTAGGCCGGGCTTGTGGCGCGCTGCTCCCTCCTCCTTACCCCCCCCTCCCTGTCCGGTCCGGGTTCGCTTGCCTCGTCAGCGTCCGCGTTTTTCCtggccccccccaacccccccggACAGGACCCCCTTGAGCTCGTCCCTCAGCTGCTACCATGAGCGGTAAGGATGAGTCCACTCCAAGCttaggggtgggaggggagtgagGGGGCGCGCGCGAGGGCCGACCGGGCGGTCCCCGCCGTGAGGGGGGGCgggcgggaggcggcggcggcggccttGGTCCCGCCCGGGgcggagggaagggagggagaaggggcagTGGCGGGGCCtccgaggaggaggagggggatgggCCACCCGCCCCGGGGGAGGGGGCAGCGTGGCCTCGCCCGCCCCCTGCCCGCCCCGGCCACGGGGGACGGGCCTTACCCCCCACTACTCGGCTGCCCGCCTGAGGCTCCTCCTGCCGGGGGCTGGAGCCGCGGGGGCGGCCCGAGCAGAGCAGGCCCCGCCCGGGCCAACCGCCTCCCTGGTCCGCCCTCTGGTCGCCGCCGGCCCCAaggccctcctcccttccccccctGCCGTAGATTACCCCTCCCCCCGTAAATTACCCCTCCCCCCTACCGTCCCGCCCTTTCCACGCCCCACACCCCGAAACCGCCCTTTCCCTCTAGGGCCCGCCCTCTAGCCGCCCCGAATCGCTTGATTTCTAACCCCTGGACCTCTTTAGCcccttattaatatttataaatgtttcccCACTCAAACTTTTtatctgttcttttcccctttctcctttcctcttgttACTTTTTACACTtgagattttctctttctccatttcctttgaCCCTAGTTTTTAGCAAACTTTCCATTCACCCACATGTTTTATGCCTTAtctatcctttttttcccccaggttcCTTTTTCAACATGCCCACCGACCCTCGTATTTCCTGTACCAAAGGCACCTTTTCAGTGTTTTCTGACTTTAATTTTGTGCAAGGGAGAATTGAGGTCCGGTTTTGGCATCACTGAGCCTAGATCACATCCTACTGGTCTGCAACTGTTCCTTCTCCCCGAATCGTTTTTTTAATACTGGCGCCTTTCACCTTCCTGTTAGTCATTTGTTTCATCACAGCCTCTTTTACCCTTTCTCACTTGACCTTTTGCTTTCTccaattttaagttattttaaaattatttttagaccaAGATCACTCCATGGATGAAATGACAGCAGTGGTGAAGATTGAAAAAGGAGTTGGTGGCAATAACGGGGGCAATGGAAATGGTAGTGGTGCCTTTTCTCAGGCTCGAAGCAGCAGCGcaggcagtagcagcagcagcggaggaGGAGGGCAGGTAAGTGATGATCCTGACAGAATGGGGAAGGTGCTGAGAGGCTGTAAATATCCTTAGATGACTgtctttttacaaaaaaaatttttggggAAGGGCTAAACCATTTTCTAGATAGGGAAGTAAGCACAGCTAGACAAGTGACTTGGAGATCCCCCTGAATGAGAGTTTCAACAGTATAGATAGATCCAACTTTTTGTTtggttgggtttttcttttttttccccttttgcacTGTTACACTGCCCCCTGGTCTGGCAAATGGGTATCACTAAAGTAACTCCTTTCCTCTCCCTTATTTCTGGCCAGGAATCCCAGCCATCCCCTTTGGCTCTGCTGGCAGCAACTTGCAGCAGAATTGAGTCACCCAATGAAAACAGCAACAACTCCCAGGGCCCAAGCCAGTCAGGGGGCACAGGTGAGCTTGACCTCACAGCCACACAACTTTCCCAGGGTGCCAATGGCTGGCAGATCATCTCTTCCTCCTCTGGGGCTACCCCTACCTCGAAGGAACAGAGTGGCAGCAGTACCAACGGCAACAATGGCAGTGAGTCTTCCAAGAATCGCACGGTCTCCGGTGGGCAGTATGTTGTGGCTGCCACTTCCAACCTTCAGAACCAGCAAGTCCTGACCGGACTACCTGGAGTGATGCCTAATATTCAGTATCAAGTAATCCCACAGTTCCAGACCGTTGATGGGCAACAGCTGCAGTTTGCTGCCACTGGGGCCCAAGTGCAGCAGGATGGTTCAGGTCAGATACAGATCATACCAGGTGCAAACCAACAGATCATCACAAACCGAGGAAGTGGAGGCAACATCATTGCTGCTATGCCAAACCTACTCCAGCAGGCTGTCCCCCTTCAAGGCCTGGCTAATAATGTACTCTCAGGACAGACTCAGTATGTGACCAACGTACCAGTGGCCCTGAATGGGAATATTACCTTGCTGCCTGTCAACAGCGTTTCTGCAGCTACCTTGACTCCTAGCTCTCAGGCAGTCACGATCAGCAGCTCTGGGTCCCAGGAGAGTGGCTCACAGCCTGTCACCTCAGGGACTGCCATCAGTTCTGCCAGTTTGGTATCTTCACAAGCCAGTTCCAGCTCCTTTTTCACCAATGCCAATAGCTACTCAACAACTACTACCACCAGCAACATGGGAATTATGAACTTTACCACCAGCGGATCAGCAGGGACCAGCTCTCAGAGCCAGACACCCCAGAGGGTCAGCGGGCTGCAGGGATCTGATACTCTGAACATCCAGCAGAACCAGACATCTGGAGGTTCACTGCAAGCAAGTCAACAAAAAGAGGGAGAGCAAAACCAGCAgacacagcaacaacaacaaattctcatCCAGCCTCAGCTGGTTCAAGGGGGACAGGCCCTTCAGGCCCTCCAAGCCGCCCCATTGTCAGGGCAGACCTTTACAACTCAAGCTATCACCCAGGAAACCCTCCAGAACCTTCAGCTTCAGGCTGTTCCAAACTCTGGCCCCATCATCATCCGGACACCAACAGTGGGGCCCAATGGACAGGTCAGCTGGCAGACTCTTCAGCTGCAGAACCTCCAAGTTCAGAACCCACAAGCCCAGACAATCACCTTGGCCCCAATGCAGGGTGTTTCTTTGGggcagaccagcagcagcagtaccaccCTTACACCTATTGCCTCAGCTGCCTCCATCCCTGCCGGCACAGTCACTGTGAATGCTGCTCAGCTCTCCTCCATGCCTGGCCTCCAGACCATTAACCTCAGTGCATTGGGTGCTTCAGGAATCCAGGTGCACCAGCTTCCAAGCCTGCCCTTGGCGATAGCAAATGCCTCAGGTGAGACTTGAGATCTTTTGCATTTATCTCTAGAGCTACTTAGCATCTCAGCTGAAACCATTGAGTCTAAAGAAGAGGGAGTAGAATCTTTTGAGGGCAGTACTTCTGAGGGCTAGTCAGTTAGAGAAGTAGCAATGATTCTAAGTCATTTGGAGCTGACTTAATAAAACTTTTTCCTCTTCAGTTACTCTGTCCAGAAAGGAGCATCTCTGGGCAGTGTCTTTGGGGTCTCTGTACATTCAGTGCCTGGTACTACAGTACAAGAGtgggcaaactttttctgtaaagggccagatagtaaatagttTAGGCCTTATGGGCCACATAAGTTCTCAATTACgtgtacttttttgtttttgcaaccttttaaaaatataaaatattcttaccTTAAGGGCCTTATTTGGCTTGAGGGTTCTTCTCTGCAGACAGGAATGGATTATAAACTTATCTGTAGGGCAGTTATTAAATCATCAGATATTTGTCACAAACTGTAAGCAGGGGAAAACTGATGGATTCCAAAGGACTTCAACAAAATAAGTTCCCTGGTTAATCTTTTAGTTAACCAGAAGAGCCTACCCTTTGAGGTTTAATTTTTTCAACTCCTACTTAGCTTGAAAGtattaatgtgtatttttaataagcttcctaggtgattttcttttgttttgtttcttaagcCTCCTAGGTAGTGATTCTAATACTTTCTAGATTAGAGAGCCACTTTCTAGACTGCTTTGAAAGTAGCGTATGGTTGAAAGGTGGAAGAGAACAGAAGTGGGGCACAGAGTGGAGTGGGGAGATGGAGTTGAAAGGAATTAGAAGTAAGGACTTTGAGGGGGAAAGAGAATTGTCAAGGAAGGAGGTGTATATATTGGAATGTATGTTGAATCAGTTGACACTATTCAGTCATATATTTTGAACTATATTTTACTAGTATTggttaatttgaaatttaaaacctGTTTAAAACTGTAAGAATTTATTTAgagtttatcattttaaatttcatggtgATACTAATCTTTAATGATCATGGTGATAGAACTAATCTTGAATGAAGCACATTAGGATACATAGGCATCTTTATATTCTGGGATGATATATAGAAATTATGAGAAGTagtttaataccactgaacttcTACTTCTGTTGGTGTATCTGTGGATTTGTTAattgtttacttttattatagAGTTCTTATTCTGTTTAGATTGGCTCTTATGTAAGAGAGGGTAACAAATAGGCAACCATATTTCCTGCCTCCTGCAGTTGAGGAAAATCTGTGGTGGGGAGGTCTGCTCAAGTTCACCACTTGTATGTTTAAAATTACTACATTTTGAGCCTTAACAGACAGAAATTTTCTTAGTGAATTGGAGATCTTAAAATAGAAGCTTAGAGCTGAAAGAGACCTTAGGAATCATCTCATACGCCTGCCTTATTTTCCAGATAAGGACTTTGAGATACTGGGAAGCACATACGTTATGAGACTACTTGCTGTTCTAGTCTGGAGCATTCATTACCTATTAATTTTAACTTGGGACATCctttaaattgttaaaaatcTTTTGGAAAAGATATCTTTTGTTACTTTGAAATTTAAGGCTATAGAGCTGGCAAGTGTTTATAGGCCAAAAATTATGTGAGTAGAAATgggaaaagtttaataaaaactgAACCTAACAGCTTGGAAAATTAGACACTTTCTGGGTAATCTacgtttgtgtgtttgttttctctttgcccTTAAGTTATTGAGATTGTTGTAGATAGTATTAATTTGGATCCTTGCAATGTGTAAACGGTTTATAACTGGAGCTCTAAGGAACAGTTATGAGACACTTTCATTGCTAAATCATGGTCTGGGGAAGTCTGCCATTTACTTTGTCATAGAATAGGGCTACCTTCCTAGCTGTTATTGATGGTCTCTGAGCTCTAGAAAACACATGTCTTTTTAAGATAGTAACAGCTTGACATTCACTAAGAAGAGAATGAAGCTCTGAAAGGCCATTTTGTGAGAGTTGAGATTGCTTTATTCATAGTGGTTTTTGAAGATACGTGTTTCCTCCTTTCTGGTTAGTCATAGTTGTGCAAcgttttttccccttcaattgATCTGACTTCAGCCTTAATGAAAGATAATGCAGTCGTTTCCTGGAAGCTTAGTGCTCTTTAGCTGTTGCCTGGCTGCTACAAAGTCTCTCATTTTACCTGTTTTTCTGGTATACagttattttattagaaaaactCAGCCTCTTGGCAGTATGATGTAGTGGAAAGAGCCATGAATATGAATTCATGTTGTAAGATAGGTAAGTAGATAGCATTCTGTAAAgggaaacattatttttaaatggttgtggAAGACTGCAGCTTCTATGTCACTTAATAGATTTAGTCTTTTTGGGGCCCTACCACGTGGCTTCttgtaggatcctagttccctaaatagggattgaacccttacatccccaccccccacctctagCAGTGAAATGGAAGAGTCCcagcccctggactgccagggaatttccacatttattgtttttaaaagtcatcttttaaaacttttctaagtTCTCTTGttgacttttattatgtttatttgtttacttgaaTATACAGGCAAAGGCACAAACTTAGACCCCAAATCAGTCGCCCATCTTAGTGTTCCTGTTTTCAGTTCTGCCGCTGGTGGGTGATAGTGAAGAAGGGACCACTCAGTAACGTGGGGATCTTTTGGCTCTTAgttcttgttattttttaagtgagcagcttttcctttttttttttttaactaacacCCTGTCCCCTTTATTCTTTTATCAACACTCTTTCCTCTCATTTGGTAGTTACACGCTCTGATCTCGGTtctgggttgttttgttttttaagcttcaagcttcagatttttttctcagcCCCGGCTAAGTTCAAAAAACTCTTCCCCAAGGTTGAGGAGGGGCCAGTTTTGAAAGACTTAGTTTGGATGACTTCGTGGGAGTTCTGCCTAATAAAGAGTGCGGGACTGGGCTTTGGCAAGAGAATAAAACATATTTCCTTGATGGCTATAATTCACTCATGAAGCAAATTTCagacactaaaaataaaaatttcacatcTGCTTAGTTTTATTGGGGTCGGGAAAATGTCTCCTCTTAGAAGTTAAGTTGAATGCGATACCAGAGTTGGTTTGCCAACAGTGTCGCTAAACTTGGGGTCAGATTGCTGAGACCTATTTTGTTAACAGAACAAAATAGTTCATTTGAACATGAGTGTTAAGTAGGTTTAGTTGGTTTAAATGTGTCCAGAATTATCATTCTAGTTAGTGCAAAGGGTCATACAagagaattttctattttaaaataatatacttttattGACTATAACATCGTGTTTCAGCATCATTTGCTTTCTTTAGTGTGATTTTATAAGTGTAATTTAAATGAGTTCAGTGTAAGTAGAAAAGATCTCCTTTAAAATCTAGGTGCCTTGATTGATTTGGAAAGACTGAGAAGACAGTCTTGAGACTTTTTCAGTTGctcctatttatttattctagtgGCTTTCTGTCAGTGACGTCATTGTTAAATCACACTGCATTGTGTAATGTGGTCCTTTTAGTTCTTAATTAAATAACAAGAGCACAAGGGTGCCTAGTGTTTTGGAAAAATTTAGTATCTGTTCTATTCTCAGATCTCCCTTTCCCTTTAATTATTCTACATTGTAAAGTAGCATATAAATGTTGGCACTAA from Bos mutus isolate GX-2022 chromosome 5, NWIPB_WYAK_1.1, whole genome shotgun sequence includes:
- the SP1 gene encoding transcription factor Sp1 isoform X3, yielding MSDQDHSMDEMTAVVKIEKGVGGNNGGNGNGSGAFSQARSSSAGSSSSSGGGGQGANGWQIISSSSGATPTSKEQSGSSTNGNNGSESSKNRTVSGGQYVVAATSNLQNQQVLTGLPGVMPNIQYQVIPQFQTVDGQQLQFAATGAQVQQDGSGQIQIIPGANQQIITNRGSGGNIIAAMPNLLQQAVPLQGLANNVLSGQTQYVTNVPVALNGNITLLPVNSVSAATLTPSSQAVTISSSGSQESGSQPVTSGTAISSASLVSSQASSSSFFTNANSYSTTTTTSNMGIMNFTTSGSAGTSSQSQTPQRVSGLQGSDTLNIQQNQTSGGSLQASQQKEGEQNQQTQQQQQILIQPQLVQGGQALQALQAAPLSGQTFTTQAITQETLQNLQLQAVPNSGPIIIRTPTVGPNGQVSWQTLQLQNLQVQNPQAQTITLAPMQGVSLGQTSSSSTTLTPIASAASIPAGTVTVNAAQLSSMPGLQTINLSALGASGIQVHQLPSLPLAIANASGDHGAQLGLHGAGGDGIHDDPTGGEEGENSPDPQPQAGRRTRREACTCPYCKDSEGRGSGDPGKKKQHICHMQGCGKVYGKTSHLRAHLRWHTGERPFMCTWSFCGKRFTRSDELQRHKRTHTGEKKFACPECPKRFMRSDHLSKHIKTHQNKKGGPGVALSVGTLPLDSGAGSEGSGTATPSALITTNMVAMEAICPEGIARLANSGINVMQVADLQSINISGNGF
- the SP1 gene encoding transcription factor Sp1 isoform X1, whose protein sequence is MSDQDHSMDEMTAVVKIEKGVGGNNGGNGNGSGAFSQARSSSAGSSSSSGGGGQESQPSPLALLAATCSRIESPNENSNNSQGPSQSGGTGELDLTATQLSQGANGWQIISSSSGATPTSKEQSGSSTNGNNGSESSKNRTVSGGQYVVAATSNLQNQQVLTGLPGVMPNIQYQVIPQFQTVDGQQLQFAATGAQVQQDGSGQIQIIPGANQQIITNRGSGGNIIAAMPNLLQQAVPLQGLANNVLSGQTQYVTNVPVALNGNITLLPVNSVSAATLTPSSQAVTISSSGSQESGSQPVTSGTAISSASLVSSQASSSSFFTNANSYSTTTTTSNMGIMNFTTSGSAGTSSQSQTPQRVSGLQGSDTLNIQQNQTSGGSLQASQQKEGEQNQQTQQQQQILIQPQLVQGGQALQALQAAPLSGQTFTTQAITQETLQNLQLQAVPNSGPIIIRTPTVGPNGQVSWQTLQLQNLQVQNPQAQTITLAPMQGVSLGQTSSSSTTLTPIASAASIPAGTVTVNAAQLSSMPGLQTINLSALGASGIQVHQLPSLPLAIANASGDHGAQLGLHGAGGDGIHDDPTGGEEGENSPDPQPQAGRRTRREACTCPYCKDSEGRGSGDPGKKKQHICHMQGCGKVYGKTSHLRAHLRWHTGERPFMCTWSFCGKRFTRSDELQRHKRTHTGEKKFACPECPKRFMRSDHLSKHIKTHQNKKGGPGVALSVGTLPLDSGAGSEGSGTATPSALITTNMVAMEAICPEGIARLANSGINVMQVADLQSINISGNGF
- the SP1 gene encoding transcription factor Sp1 isoform X2, with the protein product MDEMTAVVKIEKGVGGNNGGNGNGSGAFSQARSSSAGSSSSSGGGGQESQPSPLALLAATCSRIESPNENSNNSQGPSQSGGTGELDLTATQLSQGANGWQIISSSSGATPTSKEQSGSSTNGNNGSESSKNRTVSGGQYVVAATSNLQNQQVLTGLPGVMPNIQYQVIPQFQTVDGQQLQFAATGAQVQQDGSGQIQIIPGANQQIITNRGSGGNIIAAMPNLLQQAVPLQGLANNVLSGQTQYVTNVPVALNGNITLLPVNSVSAATLTPSSQAVTISSSGSQESGSQPVTSGTAISSASLVSSQASSSSFFTNANSYSTTTTTSNMGIMNFTTSGSAGTSSQSQTPQRVSGLQGSDTLNIQQNQTSGGSLQASQQKEGEQNQQTQQQQQILIQPQLVQGGQALQALQAAPLSGQTFTTQAITQETLQNLQLQAVPNSGPIIIRTPTVGPNGQVSWQTLQLQNLQVQNPQAQTITLAPMQGVSLGQTSSSSTTLTPIASAASIPAGTVTVNAAQLSSMPGLQTINLSALGASGIQVHQLPSLPLAIANASGDHGAQLGLHGAGGDGIHDDPTGGEEGENSPDPQPQAGRRTRREACTCPYCKDSEGRGSGDPGKKKQHICHMQGCGKVYGKTSHLRAHLRWHTGERPFMCTWSFCGKRFTRSDELQRHKRTHTGEKKFACPECPKRFMRSDHLSKHIKTHQNKKGGPGVALSVGTLPLDSGAGSEGSGTATPSALITTNMVAMEAICPEGIARLANSGINVMQVADLQSINISGNGF